The Emys orbicularis isolate rEmyOrb1 chromosome 21, rEmyOrb1.hap1, whole genome shotgun sequence genome has a segment encoding these proteins:
- the CCNP gene encoding cyclin-P, protein MMWAALGQPPKYHELRAWPPQQRTLQAEEKREPLKSKNKGPGGDKGARKKKPQGQPGPRGGAEKAAAVFPRVPATPVLQRGGPRTGGCPGGARRCSACPRRWPRSWPRRWSAVGMALEQEYAWDIFTSMMVKQSSYIFRSWEVPRALTAEMRALVVDWLVQVHEYLGLADDTLYLAVYLMNAYMKVARVRVPALQLLGVTCLFVACKVEECTVPEPAELCFMTEDSFSRRELLRMERKVLSRLNFQLQYTNPLHLLQLLGALGRCAPEVHHLAMYFMELCLMEADCAAFEPAQLAAAALGLAQRVQQEAGAGGSGAGLGGSTQLCLYSEEALGAVHRFMARAALQAGGSSLQAVFLKYSRPQKLGASTSPAIAGSDYLARCWSPAP, encoded by the exons ATGATGTGGGCTGCACTGGGCCAACCCCCCAAGTACCATGAGCTGAGAGCCTGGCCCCCCCAGCAGAGAACG CTGCAGGCAGAAGAGAAACGGGAGCCACTGAAAAGCAAGAACAAGGGCCCTGGCGGGGACAAGGGGGCCAGGAAG AAGAAGCCGCAGGGGCAGCCGGGTCCGAGAGGCGGTGCAGAGAAAGCGGCAGCCGTTTTCCCCAGGGTCCCGGCGACCCCCGTCCTGCAGAGAGG GGGTCCCCGGACggggggctgcccggggggggccAGGCGCTGCTCTGCGTGCCCGAGGCGCTGGCCGAGGAGCTGGCCCAGGCGCTGGTCAGCGGTGGGCATGGCCCTGGAGCAGGAGTACGCCTGGGACATCTTCACCAGCATGATggt GAAACAATCCAGCTACATCTTCCGGAGCTGGGAGGTGCCGCGCGCCCTGACGGCCGAGATGCGGGCGCTCGTCGTCGACTGGCTCGTGCAGGTGCAC GAGTACCTGGGCCTTGCGGACGACACGCTCTACCTGGCCGTGTACCTGATGAACGCCTACATGAAGGTGGCGCGAGTGAGGGTTCcggccctgcagctgctgggtgTCACCTGCCTCTTCGTGGCCTGCAAAGTGGAGGAGTGCACCGTCCCCGAG CCGGCCGAGCTGTGTTTCATGACCGAGGACTCGTTCAGCCGCCGGGAGCTGCTGCGAATGGAGCGCAAGGTGCTGTCCCGCCTCAACTTCCAGCTGCAGTacaccaaccccctgcacctgctgcagctgctgggcgCCCTGGGCCGCTGTGCCCCAGAG gtcCATCACCTGGCCATGTACTTCATGGAGCTGTGTCTGATGGAGGCGGATTGTGCGGCGTTCGAGCCGGCCCAGCTGGCGGCGGCTGCCCTGGGCCTGGCGCAGCGGGTGCAGCAGGAGGCGGGCGCCGGGGGCTCGGGCGCCGGGCTGGGGGGCTCCACGCAGCTCTGCCTGTACAG CGAAGAGGCGCTAGGCGCTGTGCATCGCTTCATGGCCAGGGCCGCGCTCCAGGCCGGCGGCTCCTCCCTCCAGGCCGTTTTCCTGAAATACTCGCGGCCCCAGAAGCTGGGGGCCAGCACCAGCCCGGCCATCGCCGGCTCCGACTACCTCgcccgctgctggagcccggcGCCCTGA
- the TTC9B gene encoding tetratricopeptide repeat protein 9B has protein sequence MEEPGQGAGGGPRARAEGAAAESEIQKAVEFKVEGNRCYKEKKFREAIGKYHRALLQLKGVQGRAGAGSPEQSPPGPGRRPLTEEQLRLVESTEVECYDSLTACLLQSELVNYERVREYCLKVLEKQRSNFKATYRAGIASYHLGDYARALLYLKEAKSREPADTNVVRYIQLTELKILRCGQRAGYKELIA, from the exons ATGGAGGAGCCGGGCcagggggctggcggggggcccCGGGCCCGCGCTGAGggggccgccgcggagagcgagATCCAGAAGGCCGTGGAGTTCAAGGTGGAGGGGAACCGCTGCTACAAGGAGAAGAAATTCCGGGAGGCCATCGGGAAATACCACCGCGCCCTGCTGCAGCTcaagggggtgcagggccgggccggggcaggcagcccGGAGCAGAGCCCGCCGGGCCCGGGGCGCCGCCCGCTGACCGAGGAGCAGCTGCGGCTGGTAGAGAGCACCGAGGTCGAGTGTTACGACAGCTTGACGG cctgcctgctgcagtcGGAGCTGGTGAACTATGAGCGGGTGCGGGAATACTGCCTGAAAGTGCTGGAGAAACAACGCAGCAACTTCAAAGCCACGTACCGGGCGGGCATCGCCTCCTACCACCTCGGGGACTACGCCCGCGCCCTGCTCTACCTGAAGGAGGCCAAGAGCCGGGAGCCCGCAG ACACCAACGTCGTGCGCTACATCCAGTTGACGGAGCTGAAGATCCTGCGCTGTGGCCAGCGGGCCGGCTACAAGGAGCTGATTGCGTAG